The region tatgttattctatcttatatttaagttaaaatgatccccatgtatgctagataggatcaagaaccttggaaatcaacttgcatgaattttagacaaacatagatccaaggtttattagggttgcatgtagacttaggaagtgttagaatgctcaaaacccatcaattgttGTTTCTGTAGTGTACAGAAGGAGCTCATCGCCCTATGTACTGTGAAACTATGTCCAAGTGAATGTTGTTTTCGTAGTGTACCAAAGAACCTTATCACCTTTTTTTTGATAAAGTTGACCAACCTTATGAACAACAAAGACTTAAAGATCTACATACCAAATTTAAGGTGACCGTGTCTTGATTGATAAAGTTGCTATTATTCATtctatatagtttttttttttcaagttgaaagtatgttgctattaatagaaTGATATGACTTGATGCTTAATTAGGTGTAAACTTGATATTGTTGCTTTGTAGGTTATTGCTGATTATAATCGTGAAGAGATGAAAGAAGAGCTTAAGGAAAAATGTGAAGAATTTGAGACAAACAACAAGAAATAGCCAAGATTGTATACTTTTACAGTTGACTTTTGTAATTTGGTTTCAATACTTTGAAAGTGAACATGCATTTTTATTTTGTTGatcaaatattaatatttattattgtaGTCAAAtgttaaagttttgattttgggGTATAAAACTTAAATTACATTTGTTGAGTTCTTGTTATGGAATAGCGACAGATTTAAAACCTACTAGATCGTTGCTAAAACAAAAAAGTTTGTTGGTTTACTAATCTTAGCAATGAATTATGTCAGGCTTTAGAGGATCCCCTAGAAATTTGTTTCATCAGTAATCCGTCACTAAACTGTCACTAAATCCCTCGCAGAATCCGTCGCTGACAATTAGCGACAATGGTTTTTTCGACAGACAATTCCGTCGTTAATCCGTTGCTGACGGCTATCATCGACGGATTAGTGACGGAATTGTCTGTCGCTGATACTTCAGTTTCTAGTAGTGGGCATCCATCTTCATCTATAAATTATAAtcgttttcaaaaatcaaacatgTTAACGAATTTGATGAAACCGGACaacttatttttaaaaaaatagcgAAAGAATAAAATTTTCACCAAATTGGCTCTTAGTCTTCTCTTGAAAataattttttcttaaaaaaatcaaGAACCCTAAAATTAAAAATGCTAAATTAAGCTTGTCTGTTATTGGAGATAATCAAGAGTCAAATATCTAGAAAATCTAATTTCCTTTCTTAATCACAAACCACAAATAAATCTTGAGAACACAGCGTCCGTAATAATTACCTTCCTGTTTTCGGCAAAGTTTCCTTATTCCAATCTATTCACaacaaaatattaattaaaaaaataattataccaTGTAGATAACAAATTAAATTAACCGTCGCTTCTTGTAACAAGATACACACTAGAGATTTAATAACCCTGATTtcctcttttaatatatataacccCATCATAAATCTTTAAAAAGCCATCGTTTCCTTAATTAGTTTCAAATCCCCATCATTCTTTTCCAACAAGTAACTCTTCCTTGCTAGGTGCAAACAAGGCTAGTTATATATTTAGCACTTCGTATCATTAATTAATCTTCTTTCATTCCAATTTCTTTTCAAGATTTTTTGAAGTTAATATCAGATAAGAATGGGTGTTCTAAGACAACGAACCCACCAGAAGAATACGACAAGCAGCCATGGAAGAAAAAGAACCAAGAAACACCCAAAGACAACCATTGCTTCTCTTCCAAAAGATTTGTTGGTTGACATTCTTGCCCATGTCGGATCATCTTCGTTCATTGATGTTTTCAATGCTAAACAATGGTTAGTTTTAGAATCTTGTACACACAGATAtacatagttatatatatatatatatatatatatatatatatatatatatatatatatatatatatatatatatatatataaattaattgaATCGATAATTCATCTGTATTCTGTTTACAAACAATTGAAAACGACCCGTTTTGTTAAATTGATATCGTTTTATCATGCATGTATGGTTTTACATATAGTCCTAAATATTCTTGTTTACGATGAAAGAATCACCTTTACACATCTTTATCCAAATTAATTTGGGTTTACTTGTTTCTTCATCGGTTTCTTTTATGTTTATACATAAGTTGAATTGTTCATctttgttatgtttttaaataAGAAAACAACTTGTTTTGTTGATTTGATATCGCTTTTCTTTACGCATGCATGCATGGTTTTTATAGTCCCAAATATTGTTTACGTGAAAGCATTACTACTTCGATTTTTCTTCTAGATTATTCTGATTTAaatcaacttttttttatttgtttttatagtTGCAAGGACTTTCTGGAAGCAACAGAAGAACATTATGTCATTCAACGCATTTCAATCGACAAGTTTCCGACGATTCCATGGAATCCTCAAAGTGATAATGTTTGTTCATTCCTAATGAATTGCTTCGACAAAGGAAACCCGGAGTCATTATTCAGACGAGGAATTGTATGACTAGTTTTTAAACTTTTATCAATTATTGATCATCGTGTGAAAATCTGATTAGTTTAAttgacatatatatatttttaattacaGATAGACTATTTTGAgaaggctgaagttgaatctgGAATGGAGTATCTAAAAATGGCATCCAAGAAGGAGCATACTGAGGCCACGTATGTTTATGGGATGATTCTCCTTTCTCAAGGAGATAGATGGAGCGACCAAGGGTTGAAGCTGTTGAATTCCATGAGGAATTCGCTATCAAGATGTTGGAACGTTGATGATTGTAGAAATAAAGTAAGACGTGTCTTAAATACAATGTGGATCAATAATACAGTTTCAGTTCAAGAAATTAACATGGAATGCCAAAAAAGAAATCATGGTGTTCATCGTCTAAGAAGGTTGGATTTTAACAAAGACGAAGAAGTTGAAAGTTGCGATTCTTGTATGTGGTATCGAGAATTTATCTTATTTTGTAGAATCTTGAATATCTATCTTTGAAAAAGTTCATATGTAATATGACAATTTGAGTATTGattcttgataaaaaaaaaaaaaagatagtatATTTTGTTTCACAATTAAAATCTAAAGTTATTGTAGTTCTTTAAATATGACAGGACATCCATTGCTTATTTCGGATTGAACGGTTTCCGTTCTCTAATAGTTTGATTaatcacacaaaaaaaaaaaaaagtaaaagaattttttttttgaaaattagttGAATGCATGGGTGGGTCCAATGTAGAGTTTGGGTTAGTTCGGGATACTCCTCAAAAAATTTTCGATAGTATAATTTTTttcgaaaaattttgttttaagttACGACGATATCTCAGAAAAAATTTGGGCTACCTTAAAAATATTTGGGATATCCCTTTTACTTTAGTCTTGGCTCGCTACTGCTAGAAATATTTTGTaaagaataaaagaaaattattttgtctaatggaataaaaagaaacattcatTGTATATATAAATTGTATTACATAATATTCCGTATAAACTAGAATATAGATTATCGATATAATTTCACTTTTATCTACATAAACTAACATATATCGTAATAAAGTACGTTTTCTTCTTCTATATCGTTATAATTAAAGAACCTTTTTTGTATTACTTAATACTTAGTATAAATCATAATATATCATCAAGCCCGTcttgtttttatttatatattgataTACATTTGTCTCAGAGATATATTATACATAAGTAAAAAAAAATCGTTAATTTATATGACTCTAAAATCATTATAAAATGTATTTCCATACATTGGCTGAAATATGATATTCTAGGGATGTTCACACCATACAGACTTAATAAACTAATTTTTCATTCTCCATTGAACCCAATTTCCTAAATATCACTAATTTTGAAACTAATTACACCTTTTATTTTGTTCCATTGATTTTGTTGCCTCAAGTGTCTACAATTGTACCTCACAcggataaaaattaaaatatattatgaTTGTGAATAAAATAATGTATTATCACAAAATAAAAATGGACATAAAATaagaatattatttaaaaatggAATTGCCGGGGTGTACCCGGATTTCTTAAAGCAGTTAATACCCAATCAAGTTATGATTACTCGTGTACAATTAGCAAACCAAATGCTAATACTACTGCGTAACATTTGATCGATTTTCATCAATCGAGGGTTTACAGCCAAAAACGCCATTGAAGATCAAATCAAGGTCTTCCTCTCTGTCCATTAACGTATTTCACATTTCCTTGTATAATCTGTGAGCGTGATTTATCATTTCTGTGCAATCTAAATTAGTTATATGTTCACGTTTTACGAATCTACGTGATCATGTTTTGATCTTCGTTATAAATGTTATGTAATCAGATTTACGATTAGAATCTGGTTcgatttatttttatctttttgtttGAAAAGGATATCATTTTGGTTTGCGTATAATCAGTTACTCGCAGGTTGGATGCATTTTTGTTTCATGACTTATGAAGGCGTCAATTGATGATTGATGGATTTGGATGCATTCTTGCTCTGTTTTGCTTGATGATCAGTCCTCATTTGGAAATTAATTCAGTAACTTCCTTCTTATATTAATAGTGAAATTTCTTAGTAATGTTAATGCTCTTGGTTCACGAGAATTTGGTTATCTTCGTCTTCATATGAAATATTCTAGTTATCAACACCACCATTAAACCATGCGTCAATCAATCATTCATCTAAGATGGATGAATAAGCTGTTCGATTTTGTCTTAATTGTTATTTTAATTGCAGATGGTTTTACAATATATGCCATAATTATGGATTCCCTTATGCCAAATCCTGAATATGTGGATAAACTTTCTTATTTTTCATTTGGGCATATCCTAATATCTTATAGATTTATGAAATAACCTTTTTGGCCTAAGCAAGTACCTTTATGTGTATTCAGTTGCTTGATTCCCAAATCTACATTGAACTAGTATTATAATTACTGATTTGTTAAAAACTGCAGATAATTCACAATACATGCTACCATCATGCATCCTTTTAGTTTTGTCTGTGAGTCTAACTCACAAAGAATACATAAACCGATAAACTTGCCCCTTTCATATGGATCTCCATTAACTTGTTGCATTTTCTGTCTTTTAGCTCTAATTGATTGGATTTCTCCATATGGCAACTTTTGCCAAGCCTGAAAATGCTTTGAAGCGAGCTGAAGGTGAGCATCTTTTTCTTTCATTAACTATGTACATCTTTTTCTTTGAGATACTCTCTTCTTAACATGAAAAGTAGCaacattatttcatttatttgtttaatataaCATCCCACTCTCATTTCCTTCTTATAAGGCATCAGATTTTCAATATTTATCTTATtaaggcattgtactttgaaaatctacccagttatagcattatactttcaacttttttccaattataacatTCTTTCTTGAAAACTTTACTCAAGTATAGCAGTGAAAATTGCTTAAACCGAATGACATTGTTATGACTAGGAAGATTATTCAATTCTATAGTAGAAGgaaatgaaagtagaatgctataaaaacaaataaataaaaatatgttgttatttcttgcatttaacactATGTAATACAAATTGAAACTTGATTTACCACTAGAGGAGGGGTACTTTTGTCATTTATATAGggctaaattacaaaaatagcaaCACACTTctatttattgtttattatatcatcatactttcattttttcTGTTACAACATCGTACTTTTAATATTTTTGAAGGCAACATACAAATAAGAGTAAGttactatttcttgcatttagccctaATCCATGTTGGACATAATTGTTCTTTTGATATGTGGATGCAGAGTTGATCAATGTTGGACAAAAGCAAGATGCATTACAAGCACTTCACGGGATTATAACCTCAAAAAGATACAGAGCATGGCAAAAGACACTTGAAAGAATCATGTTCAAGTATGTAGAGCTATGTGTTGACATGAGAAGAGGAAGATTTGCAAAAGATGGTTTGATACAGTATCGTATAATTTGTCAACAAGTCAACATAAGTTCATTGGAGGAAGTGATCAAACATTTCATGCATTTGGCCACTGAAAAGGCTGAACATGCACGTAGCCAAGCACAAGCATTAGAAGAAGCTCTTGATTTTGATGATTTAGAAGCAGATAAAAGGCCTGAAGATTTGATGTTGAGTTATGTTAGTGGGGAGAAAGGGAAAGATAGATCTGATCGTGAGCTTGTTACTCCATGGTTTAAATTGTTGTGGGAGACTTACAGGACTGTGTTGGAAATCTTACGGAATAACTCTAAATTGGAGGCTCTTTATGCGGTTAGGATTTCTTTTTCTCTTGGGTTTCCTTATGtcattttgagtaaattacatttttggtccctaagGATAGCTGATTTTTGCACTTTTGTCTCTAAAATGTTTTCTCATGACTTTTTGGTCGTTAGTTGACATTTTTGAAACGTTTTGCGGTCTTTGTTTCAAGTAAAATGACTGCATAaccccttttttattttttttaaaaagcatttgttatttaatataaaaattttCGAAAAGTTTTCTTTTGTAATATGGCCAATTTACTTGGAACATAGACCAAAATCGTTAGGACTTAGGATAAtctaaaataaggaccaaaattgcaagagaaattttttgggaccaaaattgcaaaaatcagtTATACATAGGGACCAAATATGTAATTTACTCAATCTGATTATCACATTGCTTACTGTTGGTACTGTTACATGATCTATGACTGTAGTGTAACATGCATGTCAGAATCTAATTCAATAAACAATACAAATACATAGAACAcaagcatacatatacatatatatagtagAGTTGGTGAAATGACGAAATTGCCCTTATGATCGAGTCAAAACataagtttgacttttacaacTGAAAATGACTGGAACACAATTAAAACTTAAACCTCAGTATACGGTTCATGTGGGAAGTGTTTGAAGTTATAAGATGATAATCTTGCTACCTTAACAAGTAGAATTACAGTAAGTGGGaagttgacttttaagtttgtaGAATTTAGCAAACTATTACTAAGCTGCAGCATTATTCATTCATACAGATGACTGCACATCGGGCCTTCCAATTCTGTAAGCAATATAAACGCACAACAGAGTTTAGAAGACTTTGTGAAATCATCAGAAACCATCTCGCAAATCATAATAAATATCGCGACCAAAGGGATCGACCTGATCTCTCTGCTCCAGAAAGTTTGCAATTGTATCTTGACACAAGATTTGAGCAATTGAAGGTTGCTACTGAGCTTCAACTTTGGCAGGTTTGTTCTTTATCTCCTATGCATTTGATGCACATGGGCATAAATTTTAATGAAAAATACAGAAAAAAACACAATATACTTCCTAACTTCCACCATTTTATCAATTCAGACATTTGATTGTTTTCTATAGTGATTAAACCATGGATCTCCACATATAGTATGCTACCCGTATGCCATGTCAGCAGTATATTACACATGGACACCATTATGGATTATGGACAATTACATAACATAATTATAAATCACCAATACCCACATTAGTATGTATAATGGGTATTATTTTTCACATAAAAAGATAATTTGAAAGTATAATGCTGTAATAGGAAAaaaaatggaaagtacattgctatttctttcaTTTAGGTTAAATACGAATGCTTTTCTGTAGTTAGTTTTTCTAATTAATGCTCAAATGTGTGATGAAAGACATCTAAATTACACAGCATTGTTTTACCTTGACATGTTCATCAGGAAGCTTTCCGTTCTGTTGAAGACATATATGGACTAATGTGTATAGTCAAGAAAACTCCAAAGGCAtcatttttagttatatattacGCCAAATTAACCAGAATCTTTTGGATCTCCTCAAGCCATATCTACCACGCCTTTTCATGGCTGAAGCTATTTACACTTCAAAAGAGTTTCAACAAGAACTTAACCCAGAAAGACTTGCAGTTAATAGCTTCATCTGTTGTTCTTGCTGCACTCTCAGTTCCTCCTTATGATCGCTCACATGGCGCATCTCATATGGAACTCGAAAACCAAAAAGAAAGGAATCTCAGGGTTGCTAATCTTATAGGATTCATTGTTGATCCAAGATCAGAGACAAGAGAAGTGGTAACTTTAATGATTGGTTTAATTGTCCCCATGTTTTTTTTCAAGTTAAATCATAAAAATGATCAGAAATGGGAAGTTCATATCACATGACGACTGCATCTTCAACATTTATCACAAAATGACCATCTATTTTGCGAAATAATGTTCGCTAATTCCCATAATTACTTTCTCTAACACTGAAGAATCAATTTCACGAAAAAAAAAAGTAcggagaaagaaaaaaaataaatttcatGGAATATGATGGTGGGGACCACTGTAGATTCAATTTcgtgaaaaaaaaaagtattttgcCATGTTTTTTCTCCAATTAAGTGCTCATTTTCTGTTAAGTGTTAAAATTATGGTCATTTTGTGGTTAAATTTTTTTTACCATATATATTTTTTCAACTGCTTATTTACATAATCTTTTATTGTTACTTTCCCCAGATTTCACGTTCGTCACTCCTCTCAAAATTGGTAAGATGAAATGAAAATATACCATAAAAGAgaaatatatacatatttttagatCTATAAAGTAAGGAATGGGAATGTGTATGATGTTTTCAGGTATCAAAGAGTGTAATGTCATGTGTAACACAGGAAGTAAGAGATTTGTACCATATTTTGGAGCATGAGTTCTCCCCTTTGGATCTTGCATTAAAAGTACAACCCTTGCTCATGAAAATATCAAAACTTGGGGGTAAACTATCTTCAGCTTCTTCAGTCCCAGAAATTCAGTTATCTGAATATATCCCTTCACTGGAAAAACTTGCCACCCTCAGATTGCTACAACAGGTGATCCTAACATTCATCCTCATCTCTAGTCTCTTTCAGTTGTATTATTTTTTGACAAAACGaggagttttttttatatatgattTCTGGTTTTGCTAGGTGTCCCGGGTGTATCAGGTAATGAAGATAGAAACTCTAACAGGGATGATACCCTTTTTCGACTTCTCTGTTGTGGAGAAAATTTCAGTGGATGCTGTAAAACACAATTTTATATCAATGAAAGTTGATCATAGGAAAGGTGCTGTTCTGTTTGGCAGCCAGGTGCTAATTAATCAAAAACTCCATCctctttattatatatttttgttattatatttgtgATTCGTGATTTTTAAATCATGATGATCTTGTTTAGGGTCTTGAATCTGAAGGTATACGTGATCATCTGAGTGTTTTTGCGGAATCCCTTACAAAGGCAAGATCAATGGTTATTCCCCCCACGCTGAAAGCTTTGAAACTTGGGGAGACATTAACCAGTTTGACAGAGACTGTGGATAAGGAACATAAAAGACTTCTTGCTCGCAAATCTATAATTGAGAAACGCAAAGAAGAACAAGAAAGACAACTTCTAGAGATGGTATTTTCACTTATACTAACTAGTTTAAACAAATTATACCTTAGCTAAGGTAATGTTCTTCAAAGAATTTGTTGGATAAGGAACAAAATTGTTCATTCCACTGGAATGAATAAAAAAACAGTTCGTTTTGGAATTGTTTTGCTAGATGGAATGGATCATTTTTAAGGGAGTCTGAGTCCATCCATTTTGTTGGGGCATTTTTTTTCATCCCATCACGAATTCAACGAAAAATTGTAAGATGACCCATTTTATTTATAACTTTTTTAAAGAATAATGACTAAAATGGGTGGTGTTATATGATCAAATGACCACCTTTTGAACATTTATCACAAAACAACAACCTACTTTTTACGAAATCTTTTTtgttttatgaataaaaaacCTTAGAAAATTTTAGGAAATGTATTTTCTTTGCTTGTGAAATTCTAGTGGGGATCACTAATAAATAATTTTGCAAAAATAGTAATTTTGCAAAAGTTGGTTTTGCCAAATATTTTGTGGTTGTTTTGTAATAAATGTTAAAAGATCACTCATTTGGTTTTTAGTGATTACCACAAATTTTAATGacatatatattaaattataattttatttttgaaaaatatgtagaaaatttcattttttattataatCATATTTGGGGTTTAATGATCAGTTTAATATTTTTAGTGTTTTAGATAATAAATTCTATAATTATAACTAAACAATATATAGAAAACTCATAAAAACTACACATTGTATTTACATACATTACAATAataaattcatatgaaaaatCCAATTCATCTCCACAACTCAACCAAACCTTTGTCATTCAAttccttcatttttttttttgtcattccATCCAACCAAACAAACCATTATAATTTGTTAAATTGATTAAAACTAATTTTGACATGTAGGAGCGAGAGGAGGAATCAAGGAGACTTAAACAACAAAAGATTACGGAAGAGGCAGAAAGAAAACGACTTGCTGCAGAGTATGCACAAAGGAGAAACCAAAGGATCCTTAAAGAAATTGAGGAGCGAGAACTTGAAGAAGCACAGCAGTTGTTAAAGGAAGCTGGAAAACGTGGTAAAAAGAAGGGCAAGAAGCCCATCATGGAAGGGGTGAGTAAATCAAACCTCAAACCTCAAACCTCATTTCAGTCACAAATTAATTGATTAACCTTTTACATGTACAATCCATGCAGGAAAAGATAACGAAGCAAACATTAATGGAAATGGCTTTAAATGAACAACTAAAGGAGAggcaagaaatggagaagaagttGCAAAAACTTGCTAAAACATTGGATCACCTTGAAAGAGCAAAAAGAGAAGAGGCGTCTCCTTTAGTTGAAGCTGCATTCCAACAACGTTTAGTTGAAGAGAAAGCTCAGCATGAACATTTTCAGCAGGTAATTCAAACaagaaaattttcctttttcttaTCTTAACTCGTCATATATATATTCCAAGGCAAAATACAGTCACACTTATTATACTTTCATCATTTTATCAGTTTAGCTACTAACTCTATTTAACAGTTACTAAACTATTATGCtttttttattgtttaaaaaataacattttcCCGGGTTACCAAAAAAATACACACAAAGTGTTTACATCAGCCTTGAATTGTTATATAAAGACCTTAAGAAAATAATAGTTTGGTGGCTAAAATCAATAAAATGATGAAAGTATAATGGTTTAACCATTACAGTATAATTtaacatttttcaaaaccataaaaaaCTGAAATGGTTTAATCACATAAAATATTTTAATGACGAAATtgataaaatgatgaaaaatttattgtgtttttctgtatataaatatatttcaaaatcatGGTTTAATGGTTATTGAAAATAATTAAAGTGACTTTACAGATCACCTCCAACCATAACACTATTTTTTGCACCAATTTGACAAAACTGGTGCAAACATTAAGTTCTTTTCAATCTATATATTACACCATTTTTGACATCAAAATAACCTATAATATAATATCacaattaataaatattaaatatagaCTATTATTACATATACATGTAATTAACAACAAAGTTAACTCCAAATTTGATGTAATATTTGGTATTTGGTTTGTAAAAAAAATAGGATTTAACTAATTCAGCATTTAATTTGGTTTAACCCTGCAGCTAGAGATTGAGCAAAGCCGACAGCGCCATGCTGGAGATCTTGAGAAGAAAAAGAGACTAAGCAGGATGATGAAGGACAAGGTTATAAAGCATTAACATCTTGCATTTCTAGCTTGTTTCTGATCTTGATGAGACGTTTATTCAAAATTTTGCAGGAAACTTTCCAGCAAAGAGTTTTTAGCAAGAGAGAAGCCGAGTACAAGAAAATGAAGAAGGAACAAGAGGATCGAATCAACCAAATAATTCAATCAAGACAACAAGAACGCGAAACCAGAAGGAAAATGATTTGCTATATCAAAATCGAAGAAGAACGACAGAAAAAGTTACGCGCAGAAGAAGAAGCCCGTCAACGCGAAGGTATCAATCATAGAATGGAATCTCTAATTCCAATTCCGTCGCCGGAATATGTCTGCGTAATGTATAAAACAATAA is a window of Lactuca sativa cultivar Salinas chromosome 1, Lsat_Salinas_v11, whole genome shotgun sequence DNA encoding:
- the LOC111914941 gene encoding putative F-box protein At1g67623, translating into MGVLRQRTHQKNTTSSHGRKRTKKHPKTTIASLPKDLLVDILAHVGSSSFIDVFNAKQCCKDFLEATEEHYVIQRISIDKFPTIPWNPQSDNVCSFLMNCFDKGNPESLFRRGIIDYFEKAEVESGMEYLKMASKKEHTEATYVYGMILLSQGDRWSDQGLKLLNSMRNSLSRCWNVDDCRNKVRRVLNTMWINNTVSVQEINMECQKRNHGVHRLRRLDFNKDEEVESCDSCMWYREFILFCRILNIYL
- the LOC111914916 gene encoding eukaryotic translation initiation factor 3 subunit A → MATFAKPENALKRAEELINVGQKQDALQALHGIITSKRYRAWQKTLERIMFKYVELCVDMRRGRFAKDGLIQYRIICQQVNISSLEEVIKHFMHLATEKAEHARSQAQALEEALDFDDLEADKRPEDLMLSYVSGEKGKDRSDRELVTPWFKLLWETYRTVLEILRNNSKLEALYAMTAHRAFQFCKQYKRTTEFRRLCEIIRNHLANHNKYRDQRDRPDLSAPESLQLYLDTRFEQLKVATELQLWQEAFRSVEDIYGLMCIVKKTPKASFLVIYYAKLTRIFWISSSHIYHAFSWLKLFTLQKSFNKNLTQKDLQLIASSVVLAALSVPPYDRSHGASHMELENQKERNLRVANLIGFIVDPRSETREVISRSSLLSKLVSKSVMSCVTQEVRDLYHILEHEFSPLDLALKVQPLLMKISKLGGKLSSASSVPEIQLSEYIPSLEKLATLRLLQQVSRVYQVMKIETLTGMIPFFDFSVVEKISVDAVKHNFISMKVDHRKGAVLFGSQGLESEGIRDHLSVFAESLTKARSMVIPPTLKALKLGETLTSLTETVDKEHKRLLARKSIIEKRKEEQERQLLEMEREEESRRLKQQKITEEAERKRLAAEYAQRRNQRILKEIEERELEEAQQLLKEAGKRGKKKGKKPIMEGEKITKQTLMEMALNEQLKERQEMEKKLQKLAKTLDHLERAKREEASPLVEAAFQQRLVEEKAQHEHFQQLEIEQSRQRHAGDLEKKKRLSRMMKDKETFQQRVFSKREAEYKKMKKEQEDRINQIIQSRQQERETRRKMICYIKIEEERQKKLRAEEEARQREEAERRKKEEAERRAKLDEIAEKQRQRERELEEKERQRREEVLRGTPATLSPIRHTESPSSPRSSKPGLVTATAASPSPGKYVPRHLRERITGGPQSPPSPDHDRWGRQDDRPSTDRWRSTTFGGGGAPRSTWSSSRR